The Proteiniphilum propionicum genome contains the following window.
AATGCATGATTTTTGTCTGTGCACCACCTGAACAGTGGATCATTCCATGGATATTAGGGTTTATCTCTTTGATTATCAATGATATAATTGGCGAATAGGTGCGGGTAGGGGATAGGACCAGTTTTCCGGCGTCAATTCCCAGATCTTCAATCTGATCTGTCAGTTTCATCTTGCCAGAATAGATAAGATCTTCAGGGATAGAGGCATCATAGCTCTCAGGATACTTTTGTGCCAGATAGTTGGCAAAAACATCGTGCCGGGCCGATGTTAGCCCGTTGCTTCCCATACCTCCGTTGTATTCCTGTTCATATGAAGCTTTCCCGGATGATGACAGCCCAACAATAACATCACCGGCCTGAATATTATTGTTGTCTATTACATCGGAACGTTTCATGCGGCAGGTAACCGTACTGTCTACAATAATTGTACGCACCAGATCGCCTACATCGGCCGTTTCACCACCTGTGGGATAAATATGAACCCCCATGCCGGAAAGCTCTTCGCATAGCTCATTGGTCCCGTTTATAATGGCTGAAATCACTTCACCGGGAATTAAATTTTTGTTGCGTCCAATGGTCGAAGAGGCCAGGATGTTATCGGTAGCACCTACGCAAAGAAGATCGTCCACATTCATAATCAATGCATCCTGAGCTATTCCTTTCCATACGGAAATATCACCGGTCTCACGCCAGTAAATATATGCAAGTGACGATTTTGTTCCGGCACCATCGGCATGCATGATATTGCAGTATTGCGGGTCGTTGCCCAGGATATCGGGAATAATTTTACAGAATGCTTTTGGGAAAATTCCCTTGTCGATGTTTTTTATGGCGTTGTGCACATCTTCCTTCGATGCAGATACACCTCGCTGATTGTATCGTTGATTGATTGTCATAAATTATATGTTTCATATGCCGGCGTCAAATGATAAGTTATATATAACGGGCAAATTAAATTAAAACTTTTTTTTTTTCTTTTCTAATGGCTGAAATTGCCGATCATTTGATCTCAAGTGCAAAAGTAATAAAAAAGTATGAATTCAGGGTAATGATACATAATTCAGCATTTAACTTCATATTTAATTTTTCCTATAATTACTATTATGTTTAATCGTCTTATGAAACAATAATCATTTTCTCCTTTTTTCTCTCGCGGTTGAAGCCCTTTTTTCATTACTTCCCTTTTAGTTGTTCGTCCTCTTTTTTATTTCCATTCCGGTTGAATATCAAATGTTTCTTTCTCTTCCGGTTTTGTGCTTACTTTATTCGTTTTTTTGGAAAATTAAAATCAGGAAGAAATAAAAACATAAATCAAACAGAATTTTAACATTGTATGCTGTATGCTATTGACAATTATTTTTTTATTTTACGACTATTTTTTTATTTTACGACGATAAAAAGTCTTGTTTCCTTCAAAATTTCTGATTAAACATTTTTTGTGCATTTTAAATTGGCAATTACAAGTAGTGACTAAAACGAGAGCAGGAAGAAAACCAAGTGGTTTTCTTCCTGCTCTTAATAATGTTAAATGTTATTTGAAAGGTACCTCAAAAAAATTGATTATGAATATTTTGAATCAATTTGAACCATTATTGAGATTCAATTGACTTTCTATGACTTTCAATTCTGCTGATTTATCAACACCCATTACGCTTAAATTATAATAGACATTTCTAAGTAACAAAAGAATTCCATTGACTTCACTATCAGTAGCATTCCTTTCTTTTAATAGTCCATCTAATTTTTCCAGCAGAGGAAGTGATTTTTGATACAACTCAACAGTTATTTTATCGTTTTCTACTTGTTGTTGCCTATTTGTCAACATTGCTGTTTTCTCCTTGATGTCCTGTGCCTGGAGAATATAATTTCTGGCAAGATTTTCAAGGGCTCTTTCGCAATTGGGATCCTGAGCAAGAGCTTTGTTGTATTCAACCTCTGCTCCGTCGTAATTACCCTTTTCAGCCAATAAAGCACCTTTCACACTATTCAGGTCGCATGCGTTAGACGGATCGTTTTTGATAGCCTGGTCCAGGTATTGCATAGCTTTTTCAGAGTCACCCTGGCGAATAAATATATTTACCAGGTTTGGAACAAAATATTTACTCTTGGGGAATTTTTCAGCTCCATCATACAGGGCTTTAATGTAACTAACCGAATCTCCAATATTTAAATATTCGCTAGCCATCAATTCATATATGTCACTTTCCTTATAAGCACTGTTTTCAATGAAAGGCTCCTTGGCTGCACGTTCCAGCATAGCCAATGCTCTTTTGTGATCTTCTGCCTGTATAGCCGTGATTATTGCATAGTATTTGATTGTCTGGTAGGTGCTGTCGAGCACAAATGCATCTTTCTGATCTTCATACATTGGTAATGTTGGAATGTCCCAATATATCTGGAAAAAATCGGTTGATTTCTTGTAATCCTTTTGCTCGTTGTAAAATACACCTCCATTGATATAAAACTGATGGTTGGCACGAAGAATTCCGGCAATATCTTTGCGGTATTTATTCTTGACTTTGCCTTTATTATCCGGGAGTTGTCCCAGGGAATCAGCCTTCAAATAAGGCTTATATGACTCCAATAATCCATCGTACATCACCTTATCTTTAGATTTCTGACCCAGCATTGTTTTGGTTCTTTCGTTATCGAAAGCTTTGTTGCCTATGTC
Protein-coding sequences here:
- a CDS encoding AIR synthase related protein, with the protein product MTINQRYNQRGVSASKEDVHNAIKNIDKGIFPKAFCKIIPDILGNDPQYCNIMHADGAGTKSSLAYIYWRETGDISVWKGIAQDALIMNVDDLLCVGATDNILASSTIGRNKNLIPGEVISAIINGTNELCEELSGMGVHIYPTGGETADVGDLVRTIIVDSTVTCRMKRSDVIDNNNIQAGDVIVGLSSSGKASYEQEYNGGMGSNGLTSARHDVFANYLAQKYPESYDASIPEDLIYSGKMKLTDQIEDLGIDAGKLVLSPTRTYSPIISLIIKEINPNIHGMIHCSGGAQTKIMHFLGDRLRVVKNNLFTVPPLFRLIQSQSGTCWEEMYKVFNMGHRMEIYLSEAYAQQVIDISRSFNVDAQIVGYVEKSDVRELIIESESGRFIYS
- a CDS encoding tetratricopeptide repeat protein; the encoded protein is MRKILFLTVVAVFSAGGIFAQKSALKDAKRALGRDDLNEARTLIKQASTNDETALDAETWKIMGDIGNKAFDNERTKTMLGQKSKDKVMYDGLLESYKPYLKADSLGQLPDNKGKVKNKYRKDIAGILRANHQFYINGGVFYNEQKDYKKSTDFFQIYWDIPTLPMYEDQKDAFVLDSTYQTIKYYAIITAIQAEDHKRALAMLERAAKEPFIENSAYKESDIYELMASEYLNIGDSVSYIKALYDGAEKFPKSKYFVPNLVNIFIRQGDSEKAMQYLDQAIKNDPSNACDLNSVKGALLAEKGNYDGAEVEYNKALAQDPNCERALENLARNYILQAQDIKEKTAMLTNRQQQVENDKITVELYQKSLPLLEKLDGLLKERNATDSEVNGILLLLRNVYYNLSVMGVDKSAELKVIESQLNLNNGSN